A single Callithrix jacchus isolate 240 chromosome 4, calJac240_pri, whole genome shotgun sequence DNA region contains:
- the LOC100390849 gene encoding 10 kDa heat shock protein, mitochondrial: MAGQAFRKFLPLFDRVLVERSAAETVTKGGIMLPEKSQGKVLQATVVAVGSGSKGKGGEIQPVSVKVGDKVLLPEYGGTKVVLDDKDYFLFRDGDILGKYVD, translated from the coding sequence ATGGCAGGACAGGCGTTTAGAAAGTTTCTCCCACTCTTTGACCGAGTATTGGTTGAAAGGAGTGCTGCTGAAACTGTAACCAAAGGAGGCATTATGCTTCCAGAAAAATCTCAAGGAAAGGTATTGCAAGCAACAGTAGTCGCTGTTGGATCGGGTTCTAAAGGAAAGGGTGGAGAGATTCAACCAGTTAGCGTGAAGGTTGGAGATAAAGTTCTTCTCCCAGAATATGGAGGCACCAAAGTAGTTCTAGATGACAAGGATTATTTCCTATTTAGAGATGGTGACATTCTTGGAAAGTATGTAGACTGA